DNA sequence from the Aestuariibius sp. HNIBRBA575 genome:
ATTGCCCAGATCGACCGCGAAGTGTCTGGCCAGATTGAACAGCGTGAACGGTTGATCCAGGTGTTTGACGCAACCGGACGCACGACCGCGCCGACCCCCACCCAAATGAGCCCCGAAGAGCGTCGTCTGGCTGAAATGCGTGTGCAGCTGACCGACCTAGAAGCGGTCTATTCAGACACAAACCCAAGGGTTCTGGCGTTGCGTAATCGGGTTCTTCAGCTGGAACAGAGCCTAGATACGACCCCTGCAACCGAAACCGAAGTCGAAGCCCCCCAAGACCCGGCGCAGATTATGTTTGGTCTGCAAGTGTCAGAAATCGAAACCCGACTGGAACAGCTGGCCGAAGAAAAGACCCGCTACGAAGCCCAATTGGTCGAGATCGAAACATCCATTGCAGCCACCCCGGCCAATGCCATCGCGCTGGAGGCGTTGAACCGGGATTACGACAATATTCAGGCCCAGTATAACACGGCTGTTGATCGGCTGGCGCGCGCGTCAACCGGGGAACGGATTGAAACCCTGTCCCAAGGTCAGCGTGTGACCGTGATCGAACAACCGGCCATTCCGTCGGATCCTTATAAACCCAACCGCAAACTTGTGGCCGCGGGCGGTGTTCTGGGCGGGGCGTTTGCCGGGATGGGGCTGATTGTGGCGCTGGAATTCCTGTCCAGCGCAATCAAACGTCCGGCGGATTTGGTCCGGGGCATGGGGATCACCCCACTGGCGACCATTCCTTATATGCGCACCCGTCGTGAAAAACGCCGTCGGTTTGCGATGCGCAGCTTTGTGGTGATTGTGATTTTCCTGACCATTCCGGGCGGGCTTTATGCATTCCATGTGTATTATATGCCGCTGGATGTGGTGATCGCGCGATTGGCGTCGCGTTTTGGCTTTTATTTGTAAGGGGACGGGTCTGTGGAAAAACTGCAACGTGCATTAGAAAAAGCCCGCGCCAGCCGCCAAGGTCAAACCGAAGCCGGGCCTGTCACGCAGCCCAGATCTTCGGCTTTGCGGGCGGGGCATCCGGCCCCTGTTGCCCCGTCTGGTAACGCAGATGTCTGGGACAGCTTGCCGCGGATGAATGT
Encoded proteins:
- a CDS encoding GumC family protein encodes the protein MMTEIRFYLALFWRRLPLFLLVFLSLSAIGVFAAFSLPPVYQSQARLLVESAQIPGDLAESTVDVAAREQLQIFETRLLTRDNLLDVANRLRPFADQGRMNPDEIVEAMRSATSVRSSTGRDQATLMTLSFDSPRAGITAAVLDEYLTFLQEEDAQYRSTRAGQTERFFRQEVTRLGDELSQQSARILSFKNENAAALPEGLNYLRTLQLNVQDRIAQIDREVSGQIEQRERLIQVFDATGRTTAPTPTQMSPEERRLAEMRVQLTDLEAVYSDTNPRVLALRNRVLQLEQSLDTTPATETEVEAPQDPAQIMFGLQVSEIETRLEQLAEEKTRYEAQLVEIETSIAATPANAIALEALNRDYDNIQAQYNTAVDRLARASTGERIETLSQGQRVTVIEQPAIPSDPYKPNRKLVAAGGVLGGAFAGMGLIVALEFLSSAIKRPADLVRGMGITPLATIPYMRTRREKRRRFAMRSFVVIVIFLTIPGGLYAFHVYYMPLDVVIARLASRFGFYL